From the Haloarcula sp. H-GB4 genome, one window contains:
- a CDS encoding GAF domain-containing protein, whose translation MRKLAGETGPAPTDSETAASKIRVLLVDDYGEFRQTTAELLEHENDRIEVIEAASVDDALSYFDSESIDCIVSDYEMPEADGIEFVETVRQSNGDLPFILLTGQGSEKLASEAVSAGVTDYFVKGGGPEQYAVLTNRIENAVESYRFRRETARLSRINSLFREINRQVLRASTADEIKAAVCDILTRSDAYQFAWIGEKNESGDVVPTAGGGDALEYVEAMLSRYGRSVFDDGPFGHAIETGEQQVASDIRTGTSVQPWQELASEYGFRSMIVLPIQYTGSVQSVISIYADTPFAFDEAEQTVLTELAEIVADGLHSTATRAELEMREEVLRTMTEVFTARDGALQEQIADLMQVGRSVLGTEYATLSHVNGVEYDFEVLQTPEETIFSGGTIPLSETPCAKAIANGETVVMTDVDAECGDSGRDHIWDDEVDRYLGTPLTVGGSIYGTLCFYGSETSGTGFSDWDVTLVDLLSKWIGNELQTQRAEMGFTQLYETATDLLGVTSEEEAAQIVVSRTRDIIGLPEVVLYAFDSETNTFRPLSATETEEHQAIPADGDSFVSSAFFTEETIIFDENTASEADEDTATDRKAVFVPLGDHGVLRAGDTIGGEFDTQTRRITELLGATIRTAFDRLNYETELEDRQRDLEQQTVQLEQMNRLTELSQKIHERVLRADSRSEIEQAVCDQLVASDICSFAWIGEYESDTDRVTPRTWAGTDRGFLEESRTPSNETPPPPAVQTARTNEQTLNNNIADGLRGKGWQRRLLERGFQSVVSIPLSYQQLSYGILTVYAKSPNVFDLPTQSVLEEVSETVGYAINSIETKQGLVADRAVELQLEATESDDILHRIAGVVDTEITFEGIVPQGDDSCIVFFSTDAPTEDLQACLDTLPRIERLECLTDTEDTSLFEATVSGTQLALTVAEQGGAPQLIQSDGKTLEIQIEVPQTVDIRQLIAELRRSCPDIELISRHKRERGVQTRESFYAELTAQLTPRQFEVLLAAFYSGFYQSPRDKTGQEIADTLDISQPTFSHHLRVAVRKLLEQLFGEGRTTQHLDR comes from the coding sequence ATGCGGAAGTTGGCCGGTGAGACTGGACCGGCGCCAACGGACAGTGAAACGGCAGCCTCGAAAATCAGGGTGCTGTTGGTCGATGACTACGGAGAGTTCCGGCAGACGACAGCGGAACTGCTGGAACACGAAAATGACCGGATCGAGGTGATTGAGGCCGCAAGCGTCGATGATGCGCTTAGCTACTTCGATTCCGAGTCGATCGACTGTATCGTCAGTGACTACGAGATGCCCGAAGCTGACGGGATTGAATTCGTAGAAACAGTGCGACAGTCGAACGGAGATCTCCCGTTCATCCTGTTAACGGGCCAAGGGAGCGAGAAGCTCGCCAGCGAAGCGGTTTCGGCTGGCGTCACTGACTACTTCGTCAAAGGTGGTGGGCCGGAACAGTACGCAGTACTCACAAACAGGATCGAGAACGCAGTCGAATCATACCGGTTCCGGCGAGAAACAGCACGGTTATCGCGGATTAATTCCCTGTTCCGAGAAATAAATCGCCAGGTACTGAGGGCGTCAACAGCCGATGAGATCAAAGCGGCTGTCTGTGACATTCTGACCAGGTCGGATGCCTACCAGTTTGCCTGGATCGGCGAGAAAAACGAGTCAGGCGATGTCGTTCCCACCGCTGGCGGTGGCGACGCACTCGAATACGTGGAAGCGATGCTCTCCCGCTATGGCCGCTCAGTGTTCGATGACGGGCCATTTGGCCATGCAATCGAAACCGGGGAACAACAGGTAGCGTCGGATATCCGGACTGGAACATCTGTTCAACCATGGCAGGAACTCGCATCGGAGTATGGGTTCCGGTCAATGATCGTTCTCCCAATCCAGTACACGGGATCAGTACAGAGTGTGATTTCGATATACGCGGACACACCCTTCGCGTTTGACGAGGCGGAGCAGACAGTGCTGACAGAGCTTGCTGAGATTGTCGCCGATGGGCTCCATTCAACCGCAACGCGTGCCGAACTCGAAATGCGGGAGGAAGTCCTGCGGACGATGACAGAAGTGTTCACAGCACGGGATGGGGCGCTACAAGAACAGATAGCGGATCTCATGCAAGTCGGCCGCAGCGTGCTTGGAACCGAGTATGCGACACTTTCTCATGTCAACGGGGTGGAATACGATTTCGAAGTGCTCCAGACACCTGAGGAAACGATTTTTTCAGGCGGAACGATTCCGTTGTCGGAAACCCCCTGCGCGAAAGCTATCGCAAACGGGGAAACGGTCGTGATGACTGATGTTGATGCCGAATGCGGTGACAGTGGCCGAGATCATATATGGGATGACGAAGTCGATCGGTATCTCGGAACGCCACTCACTGTGGGTGGGAGTATCTACGGGACGCTCTGTTTCTACGGGTCCGAGACGAGCGGGACCGGGTTTTCAGACTGGGACGTAACGCTCGTGGATCTGCTGAGCAAGTGGATCGGAAACGAACTACAGACACAGCGAGCTGAAATGGGCTTTACACAGTTGTACGAAACGGCAACAGATCTCTTGGGTGTTACTTCAGAGGAGGAAGCCGCCCAAATTGTGGTATCACGGACCCGCGATATCATCGGTCTCCCTGAGGTTGTGCTGTACGCGTTCGACAGCGAGACGAACACTTTTCGCCCGCTTTCGGCCACGGAGACTGAGGAACACCAAGCTATCCCAGCAGACGGTGATAGCTTCGTGAGTTCGGCCTTCTTTACCGAGGAAACTATAATTTTCGACGAGAACACGGCCTCGGAAGCGGATGAGGACACGGCAACTGACCGAAAAGCCGTGTTTGTCCCGCTGGGCGACCATGGGGTACTTCGAGCGGGCGATACAATCGGCGGCGAGTTCGATACTCAGACCCGTCGAATTACCGAACTCCTTGGGGCGACAATTCGAACAGCGTTCGATAGGCTGAACTACGAGACTGAACTTGAGGACAGGCAGCGCGACCTAGAGCAGCAGACGGTGCAGCTCGAGCAGATGAATCGGTTGACAGAGCTGAGTCAGAAGATTCACGAGCGAGTGCTCAGAGCAGACAGTCGCTCAGAAATAGAGCAGGCAGTGTGTGACCAGTTGGTCGCGTCCGATATCTGTTCGTTTGCCTGGATCGGTGAGTACGAATCCGATACCGACCGAGTCACGCCACGGACGTGGGCGGGAACCGACCGTGGCTTTCTGGAAGAATCCCGCACGCCCTCAAATGAGACACCGCCTCCACCAGCAGTCCAGACAGCCCGGACGAACGAGCAGACACTGAACAACAACATCGCGGACGGGCTCAGAGGGAAAGGATGGCAACGGCGGCTATTGGAACGGGGGTTCCAGTCAGTCGTCAGCATTCCACTCAGCTATCAGCAGCTCTCCTACGGAATCCTGACTGTGTACGCGAAATCGCCGAACGTTTTCGATCTGCCGACACAGTCAGTACTCGAAGAGGTGAGTGAAACGGTTGGATACGCCATTAACAGCATTGAGACGAAGCAGGGGCTCGTGGCAGATCGAGCTGTTGAGCTTCAACTGGAAGCAACCGAATCCGACGATATCCTTCATCGGATCGCGGGGGTCGTCGATACAGAAATCACGTTCGAGGGGATCGTCCCACAGGGAGATGACAGCTGTATCGTGTTTTTCAGCACTGATGCCCCCACAGAAGACCTGCAGGCGTGCTTGGACACCCTCCCTCGCATTGAGCGATTAGAGTGTTTAACCGACACAGAGGACACGAGTTTGTTCGAAGCGACAGTATCAGGTACACAACTCGCACTGACAGTCGCCGAACAAGGAGGGGCCCCACAGTTAATCCAGTCTGACGGGAAGACACTGGAGATCCAGATTGAGGTCCCACAGACCGTCGATATTCGCCAACTCATAGCTGAATTACGGCGTTCGTGTCCGGACATCGAACTCATCAGTCGTCACAAACGGGAACGTGGTGTCCAAACCCGTGAGTCGTTCTACGCAGAACTGACAGCACAGCTAACCCCCCGGCAGTTTGAGGTGCTGCTCGCAGCCTTTTATAGCGGATTCTACCAATCTCCCAGGGACAAGACCGGACAGGAGATTGCTGATACACTCGATATATCACAACCGACGTTCAGCCACCACCTTCGGGTAGCTGTTCGAAAACTACTTGAGCAATTGTTTGGCGAAGGGAGAACGACACAGCATCTAGATAGATAG
- the rdfA gene encoding rod-determining factor RdfA encodes MVADSSCKVDAVIDKYGLASADPVYDSLDDGLLARWTGADDRTEMGYRSLTAWFNKRLLKQVYTEHGRESLDTRIDSDYETLRGDADLQRDELIERLQATGIPGASLHDDMVSWGTMRTHLNDCLDGEKEPRKATTNWERESVATAKTVVEQKAETALSSLAKKGDIDGGDTAEIEAQIQLGCPDCPTRVPFDVALERGYVCKQHRSANLSAHNT; translated from the coding sequence ATGGTTGCTGACTCCAGTTGTAAAGTAGACGCGGTTATCGACAAGTACGGGTTGGCGTCGGCGGACCCCGTCTACGATTCCCTTGACGATGGCCTGCTCGCACGCTGGACGGGCGCTGATGACCGAACCGAAATGGGGTATCGGTCGTTGACAGCGTGGTTCAACAAACGACTACTTAAACAGGTGTATACTGAACACGGTCGCGAATCCCTTGATACCCGTATAGACAGTGACTACGAGACATTGCGTGGTGATGCTGACTTACAACGGGACGAACTCATCGAGCGGCTGCAGGCTACAGGTATTCCCGGTGCGTCGCTCCACGATGATATGGTCTCGTGGGGGACGATGCGAACGCATCTCAACGACTGTCTGGACGGTGAAAAAGAGCCACGGAAGGCGACAACTAACTGGGAGCGCGAAAGCGTGGCAACGGCCAAAACGGTTGTCGAACAGAAGGCCGAAACGGCACTGTCATCGCTCGCGAAGAAAGGCGATATCGACGGCGGTGACACAGCGGAGATCGAGGCCCAGATACAACTCGGATGCCCGGACTGTCCGACCCGTGTTCCGTTCGATGTCGCACTCGAGCGTGGGTACGTCTGTAAGCAACATCGGAGTGCGAATCTATCAGCACACAACACATGA
- a CDS encoding archaea-specific SMC-related protein yields MTWNIDIERIAGILDGSATIEQGVNVVRGSNWQGKSSFIESIKTALGTSTELTEGAESGTVHLETPTGAYDVTLTRENGTVVRHGEPYLNDEYDVIRVELFACLDERNEVRRAVRAGENLEDVLLRPLDFQNIDAQIETLQREREQVETELTQAREAKKRIPSVQEKVTRLEDEIEDLRTKRETIDGEAGGDDSSGSARRQLSQARTEQNQAQNRVERLKQSIERTEQRLLERQDALDALKIPEYDDVEGKLSEARERLSQIERDAEVLQSIYSATEMVLSEDRLDLLTEVERDIDGDTVACWTCGSETTRADLDDQLDALGSELTALRAQKETYRDTVEELETQREEISQTRQRKADLEEDIAELKTTLADRRQSLDAARDRLEQAQADVERLSDHVDAAVAELSDVESEIKYREAELEDTADELAQLETRAARVDTLETDLESLRDDLAELRGRKDRLKREAREAFDTAMQDILSRFGTGFETARLTADFDIVVARDGQEASLDALSEGELELIGFVAALAGRQSFDVGDAVPLLLVDGLGGLDDDNLHTLIEYLQQGTEYLVFTAYPEYTAFDGRDIDPTQWTVANEKQASAD; encoded by the coding sequence ATGACGTGGAACATCGATATCGAACGAATCGCGGGTATACTTGACGGGTCGGCAACGATAGAGCAGGGAGTAAACGTCGTCCGCGGCTCAAACTGGCAGGGGAAATCGAGCTTTATCGAATCAATCAAAACGGCTCTTGGCACCTCGACAGAATTGACGGAAGGAGCAGAAAGCGGTACAGTACATCTGGAAACACCAACAGGCGCCTACGACGTGACGCTCACCCGTGAGAACGGCACCGTGGTCAGACATGGTGAGCCGTATCTTAATGACGAGTACGACGTGATTCGCGTTGAACTGTTCGCGTGTTTGGACGAGCGGAACGAAGTCCGTCGTGCCGTCCGGGCAGGAGAAAACCTTGAGGACGTGCTGTTGCGGCCGCTTGACTTCCAGAACATCGACGCACAGATCGAGACGTTACAGCGAGAGCGCGAACAGGTTGAAACTGAACTCACGCAGGCGCGTGAAGCGAAAAAGCGGATCCCCAGCGTGCAAGAGAAAGTGACACGGCTGGAAGACGAGATCGAAGACCTGCGGACCAAACGTGAGACAATCGACGGTGAGGCAGGAGGCGACGACAGTTCGGGGTCGGCCCGCCGCCAACTCAGCCAAGCACGGACCGAACAGAATCAGGCGCAAAACCGCGTCGAACGACTTAAGCAGAGCATCGAGCGGACGGAACAGCGTCTCTTGGAACGCCAAGACGCTCTCGATGCTCTCAAAATCCCGGAGTACGATGATGTTGAAGGCAAACTCTCTGAGGCCCGGGAGAGGCTCTCACAAATAGAACGAGATGCCGAGGTACTCCAGTCCATCTACTCCGCCACCGAGATGGTACTCAGTGAAGACCGGCTGGACCTGCTTACCGAGGTGGAGCGTGATATTGACGGGGACACCGTCGCCTGTTGGACGTGCGGCAGTGAGACGACACGAGCGGACCTGGATGACCAACTGGACGCACTCGGGAGCGAACTTACGGCGCTCCGCGCTCAGAAGGAGACCTACCGAGATACTGTCGAGGAACTGGAAACACAGCGCGAGGAGATTAGCCAGACTCGCCAGCGAAAAGCCGATCTAGAGGAAGACATCGCTGAGTTGAAGACGACGCTAGCCGACCGCAGACAGAGCCTCGACGCAGCCAGAGACAGGCTCGAACAGGCCCAGGCGGACGTGGAGCGGCTTTCCGACCACGTTGATGCGGCCGTGGCGGAACTTTCGGATGTCGAAAGTGAGATCAAGTACCGCGAGGCCGAACTCGAAGACACCGCCGACGAACTGGCGCAACTCGAAACGAGAGCGGCCCGCGTCGACACGCTCGAAACCGATCTTGAATCCCTTCGTGACGACCTCGCGGAACTCCGGGGCCGGAAAGACCGGCTCAAGCGTGAGGCACGGGAAGCATTCGACACGGCGATGCAGGACATTCTTTCCCGATTCGGGACTGGGTTCGAAACGGCTCGACTCACCGCTGACTTCGATATTGTGGTCGCTCGCGACGGCCAGGAAGCGAGCTTAGATGCCCTTAGCGAGGGGGAGCTCGAACTCATCGGCTTTGTGGCAGCGCTGGCCGGCCGCCAGTCGTTCGATGTTGGCGACGCTGTCCCGCTCTTGCTCGTTGACGGCCTTGGCGGCCTTGACGACGACAATCTCCACACGCTTATTGAGTATCTACAACAAGGAACGGAGTATCTGGTATTCACTGCGTACCCGGAATACACTGCGTTTGACGGACGCGATATCGACCCGACCCAGTGGACTGTTGCGAACGAGAAACAGGCCTCGGCCGACTAA
- the nadE gene encoding NAD(+) synthase, with protein MSKATHPHTLKLPREEHGLATSKAATRRIQGILPVFLENKIMEAEANGLVVPLDGSIESTVAAALAVDGIGADYVTGLVMPVQLSDEGPARTAETVASLLDIDFHRLNLQPVLTAFQRVVGETGEPTDDLVAMQNAGERFRMACKYYVANTRNELVVGTVSRTDRLLGSVAKHGENGVDLSLFGDLYRTEIEVLADALAVPSDLLDQSSRPMEHTGATDAAELGIDQQDLDSILHFAIDRGCSASTVADKVGVGESVVERTIQWCASTRHKRHTPPKPSMDN; from the coding sequence GTGAGCAAAGCGACCCACCCTCACACGCTCAAACTCCCGCGTGAGGAACACGGATTGGCGACCTCAAAGGCAGCGACCAGACGGATACAGGGTATCCTTCCGGTGTTTCTGGAGAACAAGATCATGGAGGCGGAGGCCAATGGACTGGTCGTGCCGCTTGACGGCAGCATCGAATCGACAGTTGCGGCGGCGCTAGCCGTCGACGGTATTGGGGCCGACTACGTGACCGGACTGGTGATGCCGGTACAGCTAAGCGATGAAGGGCCTGCCCGGACGGCTGAAACCGTCGCGTCGCTGCTGGATATCGACTTTCACCGGCTCAACCTGCAGCCGGTACTGACGGCGTTCCAGCGGGTCGTCGGTGAAACAGGCGAGCCGACCGACGACCTCGTGGCGATGCAAAACGCCGGCGAACGCTTCCGGATGGCGTGTAAGTACTACGTCGCAAACACCAGAAACGAACTCGTTGTCGGGACAGTCTCCCGGACTGACCGGCTGCTGGGTTCCGTTGCGAAACACGGCGAGAACGGCGTTGACCTGTCGCTATTTGGCGACCTCTATCGAACTGAGATCGAGGTCCTTGCTGATGCGCTTGCGGTTCCATCGGACCTACTCGACCAGTCCTCACGTCCAATGGAGCACACTGGTGCAACTGATGCGGCGGAGCTGGGCATCGACCAGCAGGACCTCGACAGCATCCTCCACTTCGCGATTGATAGGGGCTGTTCCGCGTCGACAGTGGCCGACAAAGTCGGTGTTGGCGAATCTGTCGTTGAGCGAACGATTCAGTGGTGTGCCAGCACGCGGCACAAGCGACACACGCCACCAAAGCCCTCGATGGATAACTGA
- a CDS encoding 30S ribosomal protein S17, with the protein MQADPKEIIDIGDRLLSEYPELFTEQYETNTRLVQRLASVDSFRTQTRLTRYITREKRTRNGSQS; encoded by the coding sequence ATGCAGGCCGATCCCAAGGAGATAATCGACATCGGCGACAGGCTACTGTCGGAGTACCCTGAACTGTTTACTGAGCAGTACGAGACAAACACTCGTCTCGTTCAGCGACTTGCCAGCGTGGATTCGTTTCGGACCCAGACTCGCCTCACCAGATATATCACCCGTGAAAAACGGACACGGAACGGCTCGCAAAGCTGA
- a CDS encoding 5'-deoxyadenosine deaminase, with amino-acid sequence MLLTGTVVADSETVLQDGAVVVSGDRIEAVGSRAELESQYADHEHQSYDVLLPGLVGGHIHSVQSLGRGIADDTELLDWLFDYILPMEASLTAEEMEVAAKLGYLEMIESGTTTCIDHLSVAHADRAFEAAGEMGIRGVLGKVLMDQRSPDGLLEDTQAALDESERLIQQYHGAYNDRIRYAVTPRFAVSCSEACLRGVRELVDKYDGVRIHTHASENQSEIETVKEDTGMRNIHWLDEVGLTGEDVVLAHCVWTDESEREVLAETGTHVTHCPSSNMKLASGIAPIWDYRDRGINVAIGNDGPPCNNTLDAFTEMRQASLLQKVDQLDPTVTPAAEIFEMATRNGAKAAGFEELGAIREGWRADIVGLDTDLTRATPLHDVLSHLVFAAHGDDVRFTMVDGNVLMEQGEVTTIDADAVRSQASTMGLEMDLEDARKSAQEQKP; translated from the coding sequence ATGCTACTCACTGGGACTGTCGTTGCGGATTCTGAGACCGTCCTGCAGGACGGGGCGGTTGTCGTCTCCGGGGACCGTATCGAGGCCGTGGGTTCCCGGGCCGAACTCGAATCGCAGTACGCCGACCACGAACACCAGTCATACGACGTGCTGCTACCGGGACTTGTCGGCGGTCATATCCACTCCGTGCAGAGTCTTGGCCGCGGCATCGCCGACGATACGGAACTACTCGATTGGCTGTTCGACTACATTCTACCGATGGAAGCCTCTCTAACGGCCGAGGAGATGGAAGTCGCGGCGAAACTGGGCTATCTGGAAATGATCGAAAGCGGGACGACGACCTGCATCGACCACCTGTCGGTTGCTCACGCGGACCGCGCTTTTGAAGCGGCGGGTGAGATGGGCATCCGCGGCGTGCTCGGGAAAGTGCTGATGGACCAGCGCTCGCCGGACGGCCTGCTGGAGGACACACAGGCCGCATTGGACGAGTCTGAACGCCTCATTCAGCAATACCACGGTGCCTACAACGACCGGATTCGGTACGCCGTCACACCCCGTTTTGCCGTCTCGTGTAGTGAGGCCTGCCTCCGCGGGGTGCGCGAGCTCGTGGACAAATACGACGGTGTCCGCATCCACACCCACGCTAGTGAGAACCAGAGCGAAATCGAGACGGTGAAAGAAGACACTGGGATGCGCAACATCCACTGGCTCGACGAGGTAGGTCTCACCGGCGAGGACGTCGTTCTTGCGCACTGCGTCTGGACCGATGAGAGCGAGCGCGAAGTCCTCGCAGAGACAGGGACTCACGTCACACACTGCCCGTCCTCGAATATGAAACTTGCCAGCGGTATCGCACCGATCTGGGACTACCGCGACCGTGGTATCAACGTCGCAATCGGCAACGACGGACCGCCCTGTAACAACACGCTTGACGCCTTTACCGAGATGCGACAGGCGAGCCTCTTACAGAAGGTCGACCAGCTAGACCCGACGGTGACGCCGGCAGCCGAAATCTTCGAGATGGCGACGCGAAACGGTGCGAAAGCCGCTGGCTTCGAGGAACTCGGTGCGATCCGGGAGGGATGGCGCGCTGACATTGTCGGCCTCGATACGGACCTCACGCGGGCGACGCCACTGCACGACGTGCTTTCCCATCTGGTGTTTGCGGCCCACGGAGACGATGTCCGCTTCACGATGGTCGACGGGAACGTCCTCATGGAACAGGGTGAGGTAACCACTATCGACGCCGACGCCGTCCGCTCTCAGGCCTCGACGATGGGTCTTGAGATGGACCTCGAAGACGCGCGCAAGTCCGCACAGGAACAGAAGCCCTGA
- the phnE gene encoding phosphonate ABC transporter, permease protein PhnE, with protein MSEKYSGPDAAQHAASGLSKRQLTTLLSGCVILATAAWIAEVDPMALFATGAREQMAAFVAEGVPPETGREYLLGRSLRDGLLWAIVETLAISVVGTTLAVALAVPLGLTSAATVTHRGPLYRNASAGRIAVGRGLYHASRTVLSFLRSVPGIVWGFLFVTAIGLGPFAGVLALAVHNAGVLGKLYADFLEDTDPMTTEAVAGSGATRLQAVCHGMVPQVTPTIASYTLYRWECTIRSAAILGFVGAGGVGYYLVITIQRLQYGKLSTAILAVFALVVTSDWLGSQLRTRLG; from the coding sequence ATGTCTGAGAAATATAGCGGTCCAGATGCCGCCCAGCACGCTGCTTCCGGACTGTCGAAGCGCCAGCTCACGACACTCCTCAGCGGCTGTGTCATCCTGGCGACCGCGGCGTGGATTGCCGAAGTGGATCCGATGGCCCTGTTCGCCACCGGAGCTCGTGAGCAGATGGCCGCGTTCGTTGCCGAGGGCGTGCCACCGGAGACTGGCCGTGAATACCTGCTGGGACGAAGCCTTCGGGACGGTCTGCTGTGGGCTATCGTCGAAACCCTGGCTATCAGCGTCGTCGGAACCACGCTTGCCGTCGCGCTCGCCGTCCCACTCGGTCTGACCAGTGCCGCCACTGTCACCCATCGTGGCCCGCTATACAGAAACGCTTCAGCCGGCCGTATCGCCGTCGGACGCGGTCTCTATCACGCCAGCCGAACCGTGCTCAGCTTTCTGCGCTCTGTCCCCGGCATCGTCTGGGGGTTCCTGTTCGTTACCGCTATCGGCCTCGGCCCGTTTGCGGGTGTACTCGCGCTTGCGGTTCATAACGCCGGTGTCTTGGGAAAACTGTACGCCGATTTCCTCGAAGACACAGATCCGATGACGACCGAGGCAGTTGCCGGAAGTGGCGCGACACGCCTGCAGGCGGTCTGTCACGGGATGGTCCCCCAGGTGACACCCACAATCGCCTCGTACACGCTGTACCGCTGGGAGTGTACCATCCGGTCGGCCGCCATCCTCGGGTTCGTGGGGGCGGGCGGCGTCGGATACTATCTCGTCATCACCATTCAGCGGTTGCAGTACGGGAAACTCTCGACCGCCATCCTTGCCGTGTTTGCGCTGGTCGTCACGAGTGACTGGCTCGGCTCTCAGTTGCGGACGCGGCTCGGCTGA
- a CDS encoding phosphonate ABC transporter ATP-binding protein produces MRNKHTARPEGKQSGQGLVFDSVTKRFGGKVAVQDVSLKLDAGERVAVIGPSGAGKTTLLRLAAGALQPDVGTVRFDGSSSTGSTATLAYQGETLVDRRTALSNVLTGRLGALSWLRGFIEPLLPKHPEPALERLDAVGLVDRADVPVKSLSAGERQRVAFARALMQDAEVVLADEPTANLDPSSRRNVIDVLNAVLDGELLVTVLHEVDLALKHFDRIVGMADGRVRFDTPASAVTDDQLDALFAAGTSTPDTDAERTRTEKESDAPVPRYV; encoded by the coding sequence GTGAGGAACAAGCACACAGCGCGGCCAGAGGGGAAACAATCAGGACAAGGACTTGTTTTCGACAGTGTCACCAAGCGATTCGGCGGGAAAGTTGCGGTACAAGATGTCTCGCTCAAACTGGATGCTGGTGAACGGGTCGCCGTCATCGGTCCGTCGGGTGCCGGCAAGACCACGCTTCTCAGGCTGGCAGCCGGCGCGTTGCAGCCTGATGTTGGAACAGTGCGCTTCGACGGGAGCAGCAGTACGGGTTCGACCGCGACGCTTGCGTATCAGGGGGAGACGCTCGTGGACCGGCGGACAGCACTGTCGAACGTCCTCACTGGGCGCCTCGGAGCCCTGTCCTGGCTCCGTGGCTTCATCGAGCCACTGCTGCCCAAGCATCCCGAGCCAGCCCTCGAACGGCTCGATGCCGTCGGGCTGGTCGACCGGGCCGATGTCCCCGTGAAGTCGTTGAGTGCCGGTGAACGCCAGCGGGTCGCCTTCGCACGGGCCCTCATGCAGGATGCTGAGGTCGTGTTGGCCGACGAGCCGACAGCGAACCTCGACCCCAGCTCCCGTCGGAACGTTATCGACGTGCTCAACGCTGTCCTCGATGGAGAACTGCTGGTCACCGTCCTCCACGAAGTCGATCTAGCACTGAAGCACTTCGACAGAATCGTCGGCATGGCTGACGGCCGAGTCAGGTTCGATACGCCTGCATCGGCAGTGACCGACGACCAACTGGATGCCCTCTTTGCAGCGGGCACATCCACACCGGATACCGACGCCGAGCGGACGCGAACGGAGAAAGAGAGCGACGCCCCGGTTCCACGGTATGTCTGA
- the phnD gene encoding phosphate/phosphite/phosphonate ABC transporter substrate-binding protein produces the protein MRPTRREFLGTAAALSLSGCLGRTATATLTVGVVPDVDPDTAIEQNTELATYLATELDVETELRTAADYAGMVQAMVAGQVDIAYYGGVSYILAHHRAGAKPVAVGSRNGQTEWHSAFIAPSDSDLTEMADVVETASEIELVFGDPLSTSGTVMPTYHLQTEYSLHTDAFAQVTHVGAHDATAATVGRTSGVVGALNARIYDRLRAEDAVEGVQELWRTPGFPDYPWAVAPSLEATTADAVQRAFTTLDSKGRTDILDQQAVDQYVGVSHDVFASLETAVEMAGIEQGGDG, from the coding sequence ATGCGACCTACGAGGCGTGAATTCCTGGGTACAGCGGCAGCGCTCTCGCTGTCGGGCTGTCTCGGAAGGACAGCGACGGCGACGCTGACGGTCGGTGTCGTGCCCGACGTGGACCCGGATACCGCCATCGAACAGAACACCGAACTCGCGACGTATCTGGCGACCGAACTCGACGTCGAGACCGAGCTACGCACAGCGGCTGACTATGCCGGTATGGTACAGGCGATGGTTGCGGGGCAGGTCGACATCGCCTATTACGGCGGTGTGTCGTACATTCTGGCGCATCATCGAGCAGGCGCAAAGCCAGTCGCCGTCGGGTCACGGAACGGACAGACGGAGTGGCACTCTGCGTTCATCGCCCCGTCAGACAGTGACCTGACAGAGATGGCAGATGTAGTCGAAACCGCAAGCGAGATCGAACTGGTGTTCGGCGACCCACTCTCGACCAGCGGGACCGTGATGCCGACGTACCACCTTCAGACGGAGTACAGCCTACACACCGACGCGTTCGCACAGGTCACACACGTCGGTGCCCACGACGCAACGGCAGCAACAGTCGGCCGGACGAGCGGTGTCGTCGGGGCGCTGAACGCCCGCATCTACGACAGACTACGCGCAGAGGACGCTGTTGAAGGGGTGCAAGAGCTCTGGCGGACCCCCGGTTTCCCTGACTACCCGTGGGCCGTCGCCCCGTCGCTGGAGGCAACGACAGCGGACGCTGTGCAGAGGGCGTTCACGACTCTCGATTCGAAAGGGCGAACGGACATTCTCGACCAGCAGGCCGTCGACCAGTACGTCGGGGTGAGCCACGACGTGTTCGCCTCGCTGGAAACGGCTGTCGAGATGGCTGGCATCGAACAGGGAGGCGACGGGTGA